Proteins encoded by one window of Erythrobacter sp.:
- a CDS encoding TonB-dependent receptor plug domain-containing protein, which translates to MSPCRVQTGMLVLAASLASGLAGGVAPLRAQDTPPIAVAVSSEIYTAEDFARFAPRNALDLIERIPGFTVADDGGSSRGFGQAGENLLINGARISSKSTSTADQLSRIPIANVVRIEVVDGATLGIPGLSGRVANIIVIQGGASGQFEWRPQFSTGVATPGWFEGEVSLTGSTAGVNYTLSLENGAFIRGSAGPAIFTDAAGVVDARRNFSTGEFNRPRINGNFAFDPAPDVTANLNMTAGLEFFSSQERERRVAGNPLPPLLERFRSDSDEWYYEIGGDITFPLAGGQMKLIVLESFEDGDSNSTSLLETEDQSASGFRFNRSSQEGERIGRGEFSWGMWGADWQVSGEAAFNRLDQVGRLFSYDPLVTDYVEVDFPAGVGGVREDRYEGLLSVGFPLADNLTLQLIGGAEYSQIAQTGSNALSRTFERPKGSLNLAWAPVAGLDFNLEIARRIGQLDFEDFLASVSLSEDQADAGNNNLRPQQNWDITVEVAKNFGRWGSATLSLFDERIEDLVLIVPVAGGGEARGNIASARRTGMGLTGTLQMEPLGLRGGRLDVQLAWEDSQLVDPVTAIERRFDGNDPFQIALDFRHDVPQTDYAWGLSLRDTERAPLYRVREVFFDHSPSTFAAVFFEHKDVLGATARIRVGNLFNANTTLLRTVYDGPRDSGAVLFTEDRRREIGQVINLTISGSF; encoded by the coding sequence GTGTCACCTTGCCGCGTGCAGACAGGAATGCTGGTGCTTGCCGCATCGCTTGCCAGTGGGCTGGCGGGCGGGGTTGCACCGCTGCGGGCGCAGGACACTCCGCCGATCGCCGTAGCCGTTTCCAGCGAGATCTACACGGCGGAGGACTTTGCCCGGTTCGCTCCGCGCAACGCGCTCGACCTGATCGAACGTATCCCCGGCTTCACCGTTGCCGACGACGGAGGGAGCAGTCGCGGCTTCGGGCAGGCGGGGGAGAACCTGCTGATCAACGGTGCGCGGATTTCCAGCAAGTCCACCAGCACCGCCGACCAGCTTTCCCGCATTCCGATCGCAAACGTCGTGCGGATCGAAGTGGTCGATGGAGCGACGCTTGGCATCCCAGGTTTGTCCGGTCGGGTCGCGAACATCATCGTGATACAGGGCGGAGCATCGGGCCAGTTCGAATGGCGACCGCAGTTTTCCACCGGGGTCGCCACCCCCGGCTGGTTCGAAGGCGAAGTCTCGCTCACCGGATCGACCGCTGGTGTGAATTACACGCTGTCGCTGGAGAACGGCGCTTTCATTCGCGGGTCGGCTGGTCCGGCAATCTTCACCGATGCGGCAGGCGTGGTGGACGCACGGCGCAATTTCTCCACCGGCGAATTCAATCGCCCGCGCATCAACGGCAACTTTGCCTTCGATCCCGCGCCGGATGTGACGGCCAATCTGAATATGACGGCGGGGCTGGAATTCTTTAGCAGTCAGGAACGCGAGCGGCGGGTGGCGGGCAATCCCCTGCCCCCCTTGCTCGAACGCTTTCGCTCCGACAGCGACGAATGGTATTACGAGATTGGCGGCGACATCACCTTCCCGCTGGCCGGCGGACAGATGAAACTGATCGTGCTGGAAAGTTTCGAAGACGGCGATAGCAATTCGACATCGCTGCTCGAAACCGAGGACCAGAGCGCGAGTGGCTTCCGATTCAATCGCAGTTCGCAGGAAGGCGAACGGATCGGGCGCGGCGAGTTCAGTTGGGGGATGTGGGGCGCGGATTGGCAAGTATCCGGCGAAGCTGCGTTCAACCGGCTCGATCAGGTGGGGCGATTGTTCAGCTACGATCCGCTGGTGACGGACTATGTCGAGGTTGATTTCCCGGCTGGCGTGGGCGGAGTGCGCGAGGATCGCTACGAGGGCCTGCTCAGCGTCGGCTTCCCGCTTGCTGATAACCTGACGCTGCAACTGATTGGCGGGGCGGAATATTCGCAGATCGCGCAGACCGGCAGCAACGCACTTTCACGAACGTTCGAACGGCCCAAGGGTTCGCTCAACCTTGCCTGGGCTCCGGTTGCCGGGCTGGACTTCAATCTGGAGATCGCGCGCCGGATCGGCCAGCTCGATTTCGAGGACTTTCTCGCCAGCGTCAGCCTGTCCGAGGATCAGGCGGATGCCGGGAACAACAACCTGCGCCCGCAGCAGAACTGGGATATCACGGTGGAAGTTGCGAAGAACTTCGGCCGCTGGGGATCGGCGACACTTTCGCTCTTCGACGAGCGGATCGAGGACCTGGTGCTGATCGTGCCGGTGGCAGGCGGGGGCGAGGCGCGCGGCAATATCGCCAGTGCGCGGCGCACCGGCATGGGCCTGACGGGCACGCTGCAAATGGAGCCGCTGGGTCTGCGCGGCGGGCGGTTGGACGTGCAACTAGCTTGGGAAGACTCTCAACTCGTTGATCCGGTGACGGCTATCGAGCGGCGCTTTGATGGCAACGATCCGTTCCAGATCGCGCTCGATTTCCGCCACGATGTGCCGCAGACGGACTATGCTTGGGGCCTGTCGTTGCGCGACACCGAGCGGGCACCGCTTTACCGGGTGCGCGAAGTGTTCTTCGACCATTCTCCCAGCACCTTCGCTGCGGTTTTCTTCGAGCACAAGGACGTGCTGGGTGCGACGGCGCGGATTCGGGTGGGAAACCTGTTCAACGCCAACACCACGCTGCTGCGCACCGTCTATGACGGGCCGCGCGATAGTGGTGCAGTGCTGTTCACCGAGGATCGTCGCCGCGAAATCGGGCAGGTTATCAACCTGACGATTTCGGGGAGCTTCTAG
- a CDS encoding trigger factor: MQIVETTNEGLKRAYTLTIAAKDIDAKIEAEVKKVAPQVRMPGFRPGKVPANLVRKMHGEALHADVLNTTLRESVNNLIRDKKLRPALQPKVEMAEGYAQGKDAELTVEVEVLPEITAPSLDGLKLEKLTVPVSDTELDEALAKIAEGQKAYKDAPKSKKAAAGDQLIIDFTGSIDGEEFEGGKAEDAPLVIGSGQFIPGFEEQLTGAKTGDEKTITVTFPEDYPAAHLAGKDAQFAIVVKQVKVEAETKVDDDFAKSLGLEGLDQLKGLVKGQIEQESAGLTRTQMKRQLLDTLAAGHDFAVPPTMVEAEFEQIWQQLTQEAAREEDPEAAMKELEAEKADYKRIAERRVRLGLLLSEIGQANGVEISQQEMQMLIQRAAQQYRAEDRERFIEYVRNEPMAQAQLRAPLYEDKVVDFLFDKAEVTEREVTREELEAAIEAEEATAAPAPAAKKAPAKKAPAKKAAAAEDEPAEKPAAKKAPAKKAAPKKEAAEEPGEAKKPAAKKPAAKKPAAKKASAKK, encoded by the coding sequence ATGCAGATCGTCGAAACCACCAATGAAGGCCTCAAGCGCGCCTATACCCTGACCATCGCCGCGAAGGATATCGACGCGAAGATCGAAGCCGAGGTGAAGAAGGTTGCCCCGCAGGTTCGGATGCCCGGCTTCCGCCCCGGCAAGGTGCCCGCCAACCTGGTGCGCAAGATGCACGGCGAGGCGCTGCATGCCGACGTCCTGAACACGACGCTGCGCGAATCGGTCAACAACCTGATCCGCGACAAGAAGCTTCGCCCCGCGCTGCAACCCAAGGTCGAAATGGCCGAAGGCTATGCCCAGGGCAAGGATGCCGAGCTGACCGTGGAAGTCGAAGTGCTGCCGGAAATCACCGCGCCTTCGCTCGACGGCCTGAAGCTGGAAAAGCTCACCGTCCCGGTCAGCGATACCGAGCTGGACGAAGCACTGGCCAAGATCGCCGAGGGGCAGAAGGCCTACAAGGATGCTCCCAAGAGCAAGAAGGCCGCCGCAGGCGACCAGCTCATCATCGATTTCACCGGCAGCATCGATGGAGAGGAATTCGAAGGCGGCAAGGCCGAAGACGCTCCGCTGGTGATCGGCTCGGGCCAGTTCATCCCCGGCTTCGAAGAACAGCTGACCGGCGCCAAGACCGGCGATGAGAAGACCATCACGGTCACTTTTCCTGAAGACTATCCCGCCGCCCATCTCGCAGGCAAGGACGCGCAGTTCGCCATCGTGGTGAAGCAGGTGAAGGTCGAAGCCGAGACCAAGGTGGATGACGATTTCGCCAAGTCGCTCGGCCTCGAAGGGCTGGACCAGCTCAAGGGCCTCGTGAAGGGCCAGATCGAGCAGGAAAGCGCCGGCCTCACCCGCACCCAGATGAAGCGCCAGCTGCTCGACACGCTGGCTGCCGGGCACGATTTCGCCGTTCCGCCAACCATGGTGGAAGCCGAGTTCGAGCAGATCTGGCAGCAGCTGACGCAGGAAGCCGCGCGCGAGGAAGATCCCGAAGCGGCGATGAAGGAACTCGAAGCCGAGAAGGCCGATTATAAGCGCATCGCCGAACGCCGCGTGCGGCTCGGCCTGCTGCTGAGCGAAATCGGCCAGGCTAATGGAGTCGAGATCAGCCAGCAGGAAATGCAGATGCTGATCCAGCGCGCGGCGCAGCAGTATCGCGCCGAAGATCGTGAGCGCTTTATCGAGTATGTCCGCAACGAGCCGATGGCACAGGCCCAGCTCCGCGCTCCGCTGTACGAAGACAAGGTGGTCGATTTCCTGTTCGACAAGGCCGAAGTGACCGAGCGCGAAGTGACCCGCGAGGAGCTGGAAGCCGCAATCGAAGCGGAAGAAGCCACGGCCGCTCCGGCCCCGGCGGCAAAAAAGGCTCCGGCCAAGAAAGCCCCGGCGAAGAAGGCAGCTGCGGCGGAAGACGAGCCTGCGGAAAAGCCTGCTGCGAAGAAGGCCCCGGCCAAGAAGGCTGCTCCCAAGAAGGAAGCGGCTGAAGAGCCTGGTGAAGCCAAGAAGCCCGCAGCCAAGAAGCCTGCGGCGAAGAAGCCAGCGGCAAAGAAGGCTTCGGCCAAGAAGTAG
- a CDS encoding DUF3297 family protein produces MSEENTPETSPATAAADTPPDHLAIDPRSPHFNADLLQRGVAIRFKGRVRTDIEEYSISEGWVRVQAGKTMDRKGRPLTIKLNGPVEAWFEDLGEDAPVAKAD; encoded by the coding sequence ATGAGCGAAGAAAACACTCCCGAAACGTCCCCGGCTACCGCTGCTGCCGACACCCCGCCCGATCATCTGGCGATCGATCCGCGCAGTCCGCATTTCAACGCTGACCTGTTGCAACGCGGCGTTGCCATCCGCTTCAAGGGTCGCGTGCGCACCGATATCGAGGAGTATTCGATCTCCGAAGGCTGGGTGCGGGTGCAGGCAGGCAAGACGATGGACCGCAAGGGCCGCCCGCTGACGATCAAGCTGAACGGCCCGGTCGAAGCCTGGTTCGAGGATCTGGGCGAAGACGCGCCCGTCGCCAAGGCCGACTGA
- the nhaA gene encoding Na+/H+ antiporter NhaA has protein sequence MAKPSIIRTAARNFSALFRADAFSGILLIAVAALAMIVANSGVSGAYMELFNGYLWSKEAFYLNTLHLWINDGLMVIFFFVVGLEVKREIIAGNLADPKARTLPILAAIAGMAAPAAVYILIAGSEPGLARGWAIPAATDIAFAMGVVGLLGTRVPAPLRLFLLTVAIVDDIGAVAIIAIFYTEDINMMFLAASAVVLAIMFALNRIGFSSMFPFILLTVLLWYCVLYTGVHATIAGVLAALMIPFRDRKGNPMLENMEHALVPWNAYLVVPIFGFANAGVNLSGMGLEALLDPLPLAIAAGLVVGKQAGIFAMVWAAVKLKIAPKPPGCTWPEIWGVTVLCGIGFTMSLFIGELAFPGSTETARFLRDEAKIGVLVGSLISALLGYAILRLTATHPEMRDDPNDPVV, from the coding sequence ATGGCCAAACCAAGCATTATCCGCACCGCTGCCCGCAACTTCAGCGCGCTGTTTCGCGCCGACGCGTTTTCGGGGATATTGCTGATCGCCGTTGCGGCACTGGCGATGATCGTCGCCAATTCGGGCGTCTCTGGCGCCTATATGGAACTGTTCAACGGCTACCTCTGGTCGAAAGAGGCTTTTTACCTCAACACGCTGCACCTGTGGATCAATGACGGATTGATGGTGATCTTCTTCTTCGTCGTCGGGCTGGAAGTGAAGCGGGAAATTATCGCTGGGAACCTGGCCGATCCGAAGGCGCGCACCTTGCCGATCCTTGCCGCGATTGCCGGCATGGCCGCCCCGGCGGCGGTCTACATACTGATCGCGGGCAGTGAACCCGGTCTGGCGCGAGGCTGGGCGATTCCCGCCGCTACCGACATTGCCTTCGCTATGGGCGTGGTAGGGCTGCTCGGCACCCGTGTTCCGGCACCGCTGCGGCTATTCCTGCTGACGGTTGCCATTGTCGACGATATCGGCGCGGTGGCGATCATCGCCATTTTCTACACCGAAGACATCAACATGATGTTCCTCGCCGCTTCCGCCGTGGTGCTGGCGATCATGTTCGCCCTGAACCGGATCGGGTTCAGCTCGATGTTCCCATTCATCCTGCTGACCGTACTGCTCTGGTACTGCGTCCTTTACACTGGCGTGCACGCGACGATCGCGGGCGTGCTGGCGGCGCTGATGATCCCGTTCCGAGACCGCAAGGGCAATCCCATGCTGGAAAACATGGAGCACGCGCTGGTGCCGTGGAATGCCTATCTGGTGGTGCCGATTTTCGGCTTCGCCAATGCAGGGGTAAACCTGTCAGGGATGGGGCTCGAAGCCCTGCTCGACCCATTGCCGCTGGCAATTGCTGCGGGTCTGGTTGTCGGCAAGCAGGCGGGCATTTTCGCAATGGTCTGGGCGGCAGTGAAATTGAAGATTGCGCCGAAACCGCCCGGCTGCACCTGGCCCGAAATCTGGGGCGTTACCGTTTTATGCGGGATCGGCTTCACCATGAGCCTGTTCATCGGCGAACTCGCATTCCCGGGATCCACTGAAACAGCGCGCTTCCTGCGTGACGAAGCGAAGATCGGCGTGCTGGTCGGCTCGCTGATTTCGGCGCTGCTGGGCTATGCCATCCTGCGGTTGACCGCCACGCATCCGGAAATGCGCGACGATCCCAACGATCCGGTGGTGTGA
- a CDS encoding glycosyl transferase family protein: MEWGAWSALEWLALAEYELLLFAGFFFLLGAIDEFAMDAIWLWLRATGRAKTLTVSRDSLLHRQLSAAVAVMIPAWQEARVIGDTLAHARAAWPQADVLFYIGLYRNDPASLEAAMAGAECDPRVRLVVHDRDGPTTKADCLNCLYQAMAQDEVRRGRTIHTVLLHDAEDMVDSAAIALIDRAMQDCDFVQLPVLPIPHPSSRWVGSHYCEEFAESHAKALVVRDALGTGIPAAGVGCGFSRSMLAEMALANGTEKGPFSDASLTEDYELGLKVAVSGGRSRFLRVRGDDGRLIATRAYFPARLAQSVRQKSRWLHGIAFQGWDRLGWTGSLAENWMRMRDRRGPLSALVLLTGYTLFVLAAGLTALDFAGYDRPWEPTPLLLALLGINLAAFLWRAVMRFGFTAREYGAMEGLRAIVRIPLANIIAIMAGRRALFAYARTMGGGDPTWDKTTREDHPSFAALQVTSLESAG, encoded by the coding sequence ATGGAGTGGGGGGCCTGGTCCGCGCTGGAATGGCTGGCGCTGGCCGAATACGAATTGCTGCTGTTCGCAGGCTTTTTCTTTCTGCTTGGCGCAATCGACGAGTTCGCGATGGATGCGATCTGGCTGTGGCTGCGCGCCACGGGCCGCGCGAAGACGCTGACCGTATCGCGTGACAGCCTGCTGCACCGGCAGCTCTCCGCTGCGGTCGCGGTGATGATCCCCGCATGGCAGGAAGCGCGCGTGATCGGGGATACACTGGCCCACGCCCGCGCCGCATGGCCGCAAGCCGATGTGCTTTTCTATATCGGCCTCTATCGCAACGATCCCGCCAGCCTGGAGGCGGCAATGGCCGGCGCGGAATGCGATCCGCGTGTACGGCTGGTGGTGCATGATCGCGATGGGCCGACAACCAAGGCCGATTGCCTCAACTGCCTGTACCAGGCGATGGCTCAGGATGAGGTGCGGCGCGGGCGCACAATCCACACCGTGCTGCTGCACGATGCCGAGGACATGGTTGATTCCGCCGCCATCGCGCTGATCGACCGGGCAATGCAGGATTGCGATTTCGTGCAATTGCCGGTGCTGCCGATCCCGCACCCCTCGTCGCGCTGGGTGGGGAGCCACTATTGCGAGGAATTTGCCGAATCGCACGCCAAGGCGTTGGTGGTCCGCGATGCTCTGGGAACAGGAATCCCGGCGGCAGGCGTTGGCTGCGGGTTCAGCCGTTCGATGTTGGCAGAAATGGCATTGGCCAATGGCACTGAGAAAGGCCCTTTTTCAGATGCCTCGCTGACCGAAGACTACGAACTCGGGTTGAAAGTCGCAGTCTCGGGCGGGCGGTCGCGGTTCCTGCGGGTGCGCGGCGACGACGGGCGACTGATCGCTACCCGCGCCTATTTTCCGGCCCGACTTGCGCAGTCGGTGCGGCAGAAGTCGCGCTGGTTGCACGGCATTGCATTTCAGGGTTGGGACCGGCTGGGTTGGACCGGTTCGCTGGCGGAAAACTGGATGCGCATGCGCGACCGCCGCGGGCCGCTGTCCGCGCTGGTCTTGCTGACCGGATATACGCTGTTCGTTCTTGCGGCGGGCCTGACGGCGCTCGATTTCGCGGGATACGATCGCCCTTGGGAACCCACGCCGTTACTGCTGGCACTGCTCGGAATTAACCTCGCTGCCTTTCTGTGGCGGGCTGTGATGCGTTTCGGCTTCACCGCGCGCGAATACGGAGCGATGGAAGGCTTGCGCGCAATCGTACGCATACCGCTCGCCAACATCATCGCCATCATGGCGGGGCGTCGCGCGCTGTTTGCCTATGCCCGCACGATGGGCGGTGGTGACCCCACGTGGGACAAGACCACGCGCGAAGACCATCCCTCGTTCGCAGCATTGCAGGTAACTTCGCTGGAAAGCGCAGGGTGA
- a CDS encoding sulfite exporter TauE/SafE family protein produces the protein MDVYLPIANLAVNGLVIIVLGLATGILSGIFGVGGGFLTTPLLIFYGIPPTVAAASAATQVTGASVSGVFAHSRNNGVDYQIGLVMVAGGMIGALIGAGLFALLSAVGQIDTVINILYVVLLGSIGGVMLKEALQSIGLIAPGGGDQSRAAKRRHHPWVAALPYRWRFYRSGLYISPIAPLLLGLVVGILTMLMGVGGGFLMVPAMLYILGMSARVVVGTSLFNILFTTMLVTMVHAFTTQAVDIVLAGLLLIGSVTGAQFGTRIAQFAKPEHLRLALAAIVLLIALRMAYGLTVRPDEVYTVVPL, from the coding sequence ATGGACGTTTACCTCCCCATAGCGAATCTCGCGGTCAACGGGCTGGTCATTATCGTCCTGGGCCTGGCGACGGGCATATTGTCGGGCATTTTCGGTGTCGGTGGCGGGTTCCTGACCACGCCGCTGCTGATCTTCTACGGAATCCCGCCCACCGTGGCCGCCGCATCTGCCGCAACGCAGGTAACCGGGGCCAGCGTCTCGGGCGTCTTCGCGCACAGTCGCAATAACGGGGTGGATTACCAGATCGGGCTGGTAATGGTGGCTGGCGGGATGATCGGCGCGCTGATCGGGGCGGGATTATTTGCCTTGCTCAGTGCGGTCGGCCAGATCGATACGGTCATCAATATCCTTTATGTCGTGCTGCTCGGCTCCATCGGCGGGGTGATGCTGAAGGAGGCGCTGCAATCGATTGGCCTGATCGCACCTGGCGGCGGCGATCAGTCGCGCGCGGCCAAACGTCGCCATCATCCGTGGGTCGCGGCGCTGCCCTACCGCTGGCGGTTCTACCGCTCAGGCCTCTACATTTCCCCGATTGCGCCGCTTCTGCTGGGGCTGGTGGTGGGAATCCTGACGATGCTGATGGGCGTGGGCGGCGGCTTCCTGATGGTGCCCGCGATGCTCTACATCCTCGGCATGAGCGCACGGGTGGTGGTGGGCACCAGCCTGTTCAACATCCTCTTCACCACCATGCTGGTGACGATGGTCCATGCCTTTACCACCCAAGCGGTCGACATCGTGCTGGCAGGCCTGCTGCTGATCGGATCGGTGACCGGCGCGCAGTTCGGCACCCGCATCGCCCAGTTCGCCAAGCCCGAACACTTGCGGCTGGCCCTTGCGGCGATTGTGCTCCTGATCGCGCTTCGCATGGCCTACGGGCTGACAGTGCGGCCCGACGAGGTGTACACCGTGGTGCCGTTATGA
- a CDS encoding TIGR02186 family protein, with protein MRLLFVLLLALGIAGPAFAQGREPILVPDISEHDIVLRQGFTGADLLLFGALLDPSGGRANGAYDVVVVLKGPTEEIRLREKERWFGIWVNADSTAYRSVPSFYAIASSRPIAEIVDDSTAAIYELGLPWLQLSPTGSIDPGEQTRFSAGLVDLRQRQGLYAQYDTGVTVSEDVLYRARFPIPSNVIPGRYVAETFAIADGRVITSATSEVLVRKEGFEGVVAEEAEDNAFLYGLFAVGLSLFMGWVAGRLFALV; from the coding sequence ATGCGCCTGTTGTTCGTCCTGTTGCTGGCGCTCGGCATAGCTGGTCCGGCCTTCGCACAAGGCCGCGAGCCAATTCTGGTGCCGGATATCTCGGAACATGACATCGTGCTGCGTCAGGGCTTCACGGGCGCGGACCTGCTGCTGTTCGGGGCGCTGCTCGATCCGTCGGGCGGGCGCGCCAATGGTGCATATGACGTTGTGGTCGTACTGAAAGGCCCGACCGAGGAGATCCGCCTGCGCGAAAAGGAACGGTGGTTCGGCATCTGGGTGAATGCCGACAGCACTGCCTATCGCTCGGTGCCCAGTTTCTACGCCATCGCCAGTTCGCGCCCGATTGCCGAGATCGTAGATGACAGCACCGCTGCCATATACGAATTGGGCCTCCCGTGGCTCCAGCTTTCGCCCACTGGCTCGATTGATCCTGGCGAACAGACCCGATTCTCCGCCGGGCTGGTCGATCTGCGGCAACGGCAGGGGCTATATGCACAATACGATACCGGAGTAACGGTGAGCGAAGACGTCCTCTACCGCGCTCGCTTTCCCATTCCCTCCAACGTTATCCCGGGGCGCTATGTGGCGGAAACCTTTGCGATTGCCGACGGCCGCGTGATCACTTCGGCTACCTCCGAAGTTCTGGTTCGCAAGGAAGGTTTCGAGGGGGTGGTAGCGGAGGAAGCTGAGGACAATGCGTTTCTTTATGGTCTGTTTGCGGTCGGGCTATCGCTGTTCATGGGCTGGGTCGCAGGTCGGCTGTTTGCGCTTGTTTGA
- a CDS encoding DUF87 domain-containing protein, which yields MTDMHGSQFTNASLAGGPGAEPDYVAHEREVQEARSADCARQPIGIVLEIAGSGSAIALDLGRLNECMDDADPSIALAGQVGSQIKIKTNDGWLLASVRNQRQDRRGDGNSIVANIDFLGEGREEKLTGKIHSFRRGVTRYPIPGAMIYPATSEDLRQIYASDGRSSIQIGTVYPTSDIRAGVYVDAMLGKHFALLGSTGTGKSTSAALILHRICQAAPQGHILMIDPHGEYSAAFRNTGQIFDVSNLQMPYWLMNFEEHCEVLIKNKGADMQSDKDILAKCLLAARQKNRLAETMGKITVDSPIPYMLSDLTNLIQDEMGKLDKATNTAPYMRLKTKIDELKADPRYQFMFSGMLVSDTMSDFIGKIFRMPSSGKPIAIIDVSGVPSDITSTVVAVLSRLVFDFAIWGRNEKTSPILLVCEEAHRYVPNERNADGNSVGRVLSRIAKEGRKYGISLGLITQRPSDLAEGVLSQCGTIISMRLNNDRDQAFVRAAMPEGARGFLDSIPALRNRECIICGEGVSIPMRVSFDNLEENKRPASEDPSFVELWNQGGGEEDMVHRTVQRWRAQGS from the coding sequence ATGACCGATATGCACGGCAGCCAGTTTACCAACGCAAGTCTGGCCGGTGGCCCCGGCGCAGAACCCGATTATGTTGCGCACGAACGCGAAGTGCAGGAAGCGCGCAGCGCGGATTGTGCGCGCCAGCCCATTGGCATCGTCCTCGAGATCGCCGGATCGGGATCGGCCATCGCGCTCGATCTGGGGCGGTTGAACGAATGTATGGACGATGCCGATCCCTCCATCGCCCTGGCTGGCCAGGTCGGTTCGCAAATCAAGATCAAGACGAACGACGGCTGGCTGCTCGCCAGCGTGCGCAACCAACGGCAGGACCGCCGGGGTGACGGCAATTCCATCGTCGCCAATATCGACTTCCTCGGCGAAGGGCGCGAGGAAAAGCTGACTGGCAAGATCCACAGCTTCCGCCGCGGCGTAACGCGCTATCCCATTCCCGGCGCGATGATCTATCCCGCCACCAGCGAGGATCTGCGCCAGATTTACGCCAGCGACGGGCGCAGCTCGATCCAGATCGGCACGGTCTATCCCACCAGCGACATTCGCGCCGGGGTGTATGTCGATGCGATGCTTGGCAAGCATTTTGCGCTGCTCGGTTCCACCGGCACCGGCAAATCCACCAGTGCCGCACTGATCCTGCACCGCATCTGCCAGGCTGCGCCGCAGGGCCATATCCTGATGATCGACCCGCACGGCGAATATTCCGCCGCATTCCGCAATACCGGGCAGATCTTCGACGTGTCCAACCTGCAAATGCCTTACTGGCTGATGAACTTCGAAGAGCATTGCGAAGTCCTCATCAAGAACAAGGGCGCGGACATGCAGAGCGACAAGGACATCCTTGCCAAATGCCTGCTCGCCGCGCGGCAGAAGAACCGGCTTGCCGAAACCATGGGCAAGATCACCGTCGATTCGCCGATCCCCTATATGCTTTCCGATCTCACCAACCTGATCCAGGACGAGATGGGCAAGCTGGACAAGGCCACCAACACCGCGCCCTATATGCGGCTGAAGACCAAGATCGACGAGCTGAAGGCCGATCCGCGCTACCAGTTCATGTTCTCCGGCATGCTCGTAAGTGACACGATGTCGGACTTCATCGGCAAGATTTTCCGGATGCCGAGCAGCGGCAAGCCGATCGCCATCATCGACGTATCCGGCGTACCGTCGGATATCACCAGTACGGTGGTGGCGGTACTCAGCCGACTCGTTTTCGATTTCGCCATTTGGGGCCGCAACGAGAAGACCAGTCCGATCCTGCTGGTGTGCGAGGAGGCCCACCGGTACGTGCCGAATGAACGCAATGCCGATGGCAATTCCGTGGGCCGCGTGCTCAGCCGGATCGCCAAGGAAGGGCGCAAATACGGCATCTCTCTCGGCCTGATTACCCAGCGGCCGAGCGATCTTGCGGAAGGGGTGCTGTCGCAGTGCGGCACCATCATTTCGATGCGCCTCAACAACGATCGCGACCAGGCCTTCGTGAGAGCAGCCATGCCCGAAGGCGCGCGCGGCTTCCTCGATTCCATCCCGGCGCTGCGCAACCGCGAATGCATCATCTGCGGCGAAGGTGTGTCGATCCCGATGCGGGTATCCTTTGACAACCTCGAAGAGAACAAGCGCCCGGCTTCCGAAGACCCGAGCTTTGTCGAGCTGTGGAACCAGGGCGGCGGCGAGGAGGACATGGTCCACCGCACCGTCCAACGCTGGCGCGCGCAGGGCTCCTGA
- a CDS encoding 7-carboxy-7-deazaguanine synthase QueE: MLTLATQSPGEPEIFASLQGEGPSAGMPVAFLRMSRCNLACVWCDTDYTWHFEGDDRPHRSGETHDRRANQLELEEADVAARIAALGQNRLVITGGEPLLQAGRLAAMLEHLPDIAVEIETNGTVAPPARLDVRVDQYNVSPKLAHSGNPAELALKPQMLDHWASDPRAWFKFVIAQPADVEEVLALVEWHRVPRNRVFLMPEGTDSATLREREQWLAPLCLEHGFRMSDRLHIHLYGDTRGT, encoded by the coding sequence ATGCTGACACTCGCCACCCAATCCCCGGGAGAACCCGAGATCTTCGCCAGTCTGCAGGGCGAAGGGCCGAGCGCCGGAATGCCGGTCGCGTTCCTGCGCATGTCGCGCTGCAATCTCGCCTGCGTGTGGTGCGATACGGATTATACGTGGCATTTCGAGGGCGACGACCGCCCGCACCGCTCCGGCGAAACGCATGATCGCCGCGCCAACCAGCTTGAACTGGAGGAGGCGGATGTCGCCGCGCGGATTGCCGCGCTGGGGCAGAATCGCCTCGTTATCACCGGGGGCGAGCCGCTGCTGCAGGCCGGCAGGCTGGCAGCGATGCTCGAACACCTGCCGGACATCGCGGTGGAAATCGAAACCAACGGCACCGTTGCGCCCCCCGCGCGGCTCGACGTGCGGGTCGATCAGTACAATGTCAGCCCCAAGCTTGCCCATTCGGGCAATCCGGCGGAACTGGCGCTGAAGCCGCAAATGCTCGACCATTGGGCGAGCGACCCGCGCGCGTGGTTCAAGTTCGTGATCGCCCAGCCTGCCGATGTGGAGGAAGTGCTGGCGCTCGTGGAATGGCATCGCGTACCGCGCAATCGGGTGTTCCTGATGCCCGAAGGCACCGACAGCGCTACCCTGCGCGAACGCGAGCAATGGCTTGCGCCGCTATGCCTCGAACACGGTTTCCGGATGAGCGACCGGCTGCATATCCACCTCTACGGCGATACGCGGGGAACGTGA